In the Streptomyces sp. SJL17-4 genome, ACGCCGTCACCACCTCCATCGGCCCCGGCGCCACCAACCTCGTCACCGGCGCCGCCCTCGCCACCGTCAACCACCTGCCGGTCCTGCTCCTCCCCGGCGACACCTTCGCGGGCCGCCCCGCCGACCCCGTACTCCAGCAGCTCGAAGTCCCGTACGCGGGCGATGTGTCGGTCAACGACTGCCTGCGCCCGGTCTCGAAGTACTTCGACCGCGTCGGGCGCCCCGAGGCCCTGATCCCGGCCGCGCTCGCCGCGATGCGGGTCCTCACCGACCCCGTGGAGACCGGCGCGGTGACCCTGGCGCTGCCCCAGGACGTGCAGGCGGAGGCGTACGACTGGCCGGAGGAGTTCCTCGCCGACCGGATCTGGCGGGTCCGCCGCCCCCGCCCCGACACGGCCGAACTCGACGACGCCGTACGGGCGATCAGGGCGGCCAAGCGCCCGCTGATCGTCGCGGGCGGCGGCGTCCGGCACAGCCGCGCCGAGGACGCCCTGCGGACCTTCGCCGAGCGGACCGGCATCCCCGTCGCCACCACCCAGGCCGGCAAGGGCGTCCTGCCGTACGACCACCCCGGCGAGACCGGCGGCATCGGCCACACCGGCAGCGCCACCGCGAACGCCCTGGCCGGGACCAGCGATCTGATCCTCGGCGTCGGCACCCGCTACACCGACTTCACCACCGCCTCCGGCACCCTCTTCCCCCGGGGCGTCCGCTTCGTCAACCTCAACATCGCGGGCTTCGACGCCCACAAGCTCGGCGCGCTCCCGCTCGTCGCCGACGCCCGCGAGGGCCTCACCGCACTCACCGAGGCGCTCGGCGGCCACCGCCAGGAGATGGTTCAGTGGATCTTCTCGAAGCGGGACTGGCAGGAGCAGGTCGACGCCGCCTACGCCGTCGCCGACGAGGACGCCCGCCCCACCCAGGCCCAGGTCCTCGGCGTACTCGACACTCTGGTCGACGGCAGCGACATCCTGATCAACGCCGCCGGATCGCTCCCCGGCGACCTCCACAAGCTGTGGCGCACCCGCTCGCCCGACCAGTACCACGTCGAATACGGCTACTCGTGCATGGGCTACGAGATCCCCGCCGCCCTCGGCGTCGCCCTCGCCGCCCCCGGCCGGCCGGTCTGGGCCCTCGTCGGCGACGGTACGTACCTGATGAATCCCACCGAGATCGTCACCGCCGTCCAGGAGCGGCTGCCCATCAAGGTGGTCATCCTCCAGAACCACGGCTACGCCTCCATCGGCGGCCTCTCGGAGGCGGTCGGCGCCGAGCGGTTCGGCACCGACTACCGCCACCGGGACGCCTTCGGCGGCTTCACCGGCCCGCCGCTCCCCGTCGACCTCGGCGCCAACGCCGCCTCCCTCGGCATGCGGGTGCTGCGCCCCCGCACCGTGCGTGACCTGCGGGAAGCCCTCGCGGACGCGCGGACCGCGACGGTTCCCACATGTGTCTACGTCGAGACCGAAACGGCAGACACTGTGTCGGGCCCGCCCCCGGCCCAGGCATGGTGGGATGTGCCCGTGGCCGAGACCTCGACCCGCCCGTCGGCGGTCAAGGCCCGGGAGGAGTACGACCGGCACGTCACCGCCCGACGCCGCCATCTCTGAAGGAGCATTTCGTCATGACGAACACCGTCAAGACCGTCAACCACTGGATCGGTGGCAAGACCGTCGAGGGCACGTCGGGCAACTGGGGCCCGGTCACCGACCCGGCCACCGGCGCCGTGACCACGAAGGTCGCGCTCGCCTCCGTCGAGGAGGTCGACGCCGCCGTCGCCGCCGCCAAGGACGCCTGGGCGACCTGGGGCACCTCCTCGCTCGCCCAGCGCACCACCATCCTCTTCAAGTTCCGCGCGCTCCTCGACGCCAACCGCGACGCCATCGCCGAACTGATCGTCGCCGAGCACGGCAAGGTCCACTCCGACGCGCTCGGCGAGGTCGCCCGCGGCCTGGAGATCGTCGACCTGGCCTGCGGCATCACCACCCAGCTCAAGGGCGAGCTCTCCACCCAGGTGTCCAACCGGGTCGACGTGGCGTCGATCCGCCAGCCCGTCGGCGTCGTCGCCGGCATCACGCCCTTCAACTTCCCGGCCATGGTGCCGATGTGGATGTTCCCGATCGCCATCGCGACCGGCAACACCTTCATCCTCAAGCCGAGCGAGAAGGACCCGTCGCCGTCCCTCAAGATCGCCGAGCTGCTCGCCGAGGCGGGCCTTCCGGACGGTGTCTTCAACGTCCTCCACGGCGACAAGGTGGCCGTCGACCGGCTCCTCGAGCACCCGGACGTCTCCGCGGTCTCCTTCGTCGGCTCGACCCCGATCGCCCGGTACATCCACACCACCGCCTCCGCCAACGGCAAGCGCGTCCAGGCGCTCGGCGGCGCGAAGAACCACATGCTGGTCCTCCCGGACGCCGACCTCGACGCGGCGGCCGACGCGGCCGTCTCGGCGGCGTACGGCTCCGCCGGCGAGCGCTGCATGGCCATCTCGGCCGTCGTGGCCGTCGGGTCCATCGGCGACGAGCTGGTCCAGAAGATCCGCGAGCGCGCCGAGAAGATCAAGATCGGCCCCGGCACCGACCCGACCTCCGAGATGGGCCCGCTCATCACGGCCGTCCACCGCGACAAGGTCGCCTCGTACGTCCACGGCGCGGCGGACGAGGGCTGCGAGGTCGTCCTCGACGGCACCGGCTACACGGTCGACGGCCACGAGGACGGCCACTGGATCGGCCTCTCCCTCCTGGACCACGTGCCGACCACGGCCAAGGCCTACCAGGACGAGATCTTCGGCCCGGTGCTCTGCGTGCTGCGCACCGAGACGTACGAGGAGGGCCTCGCCCTCATCAACGCCTCGCCGTTCGGCAACGGCACCGCGATCTTCACCCGCGACGGCGGCGCCGCCCGCCGCTTCCAGCTGGAGGTCGAGGCCGGCATGGTCGGCGTGAACGTGCCGATCCCGGTGCCGGTCGGCTACCACTCCTTCGGTGGCTGGAAGGACTCGCTCTTCGGCGACCACCACATCTACGGCAACGACGGCGTGCACTTCTACACCCGCGGCAAGGTCGTCACCACCCGCTGGCCGGACCCGTCCGACGCCCCGGCGGGCGTGGACCTGGGCTTCCCGCGCAACCACTGACGCGGGCGGTTCACGCCGTCGGCCCCCGGGGTGCTGACAGCACACCCCGGGGGCCGTCGCCATGGGCGGGGGATACCGCGTCCGTGGTACGCCGGTCCCGTGCCGTACGACTCCAGGAGGTGCGGCAGTTCCGTCTTCCGGCAGCCGTGGCTCACCGCGGGCCCGCTTAGGCTCGACACCATGCGACTCCGACTTCCCCGGTGGGCCGCGGTCACCGCCGTCCTCGCCGTTCTCGCGGGTGCCGGCACCTGGACCGCCGTCGCCTCGGACGATCCGCCGCCCGTGCACCGGGCGGACCGGATGCTCGACCTCGACGGCGCCCGAATCGACACCTCGTACTTCACCGGCGACGCCGACGGACGCCGGCCGGCCGTTCTCCTCGGCCACGGCTTCGGCGGCTCCAAGGACGACGTCCGCGCCCAGGCCGAGCAGCTCGCCCGGGACGGCTACGCCGTGCTCACCTGGTCCGCGCGCGGCTTCGGCGCCTCCACCGGCGAGATCGGGCTCAACGACCCCGACCACGAGGTCAAGGACGCCCGGAAGCTGATCGACTGGCTCGCCGCCCGGCCCGAGGTCCTCCTCGACAAGCCGGGCGACCCGCGCGTCGGTGTCACCGGCGCCTCCTATGGCGGCGCGATCTCCCTGCTCGCCGCCGGGTACGACGGACGCGTCGACGCCATCGCCCCGCAGATCACCTACTGGAACCTCGCCGACGCCCTCTTCCCGGAGGGTGTCTTCAAGAAGCTCTGGGCCGGGATCTTCTTCTCCGCGGGGAACCAGCCGGGAGCCGCTTCCGCGGCCGCACCGGGGCAGGCACCCCAGGAGCAGGCACCGACAGGGCAGGCCCCCACCGGGCAGGAATCCAAGGGGCAGGCACCCACGGCGCAGGCACCCACGGGGAAGGCACCTACCGCGCAGGCCGCCGCCTGTGGCCGGTTCACCCCCGAGCTCTGCTCCCTCTACGAGCGCGTCGCCGTCTCCGGGAAGCCCGACGCCGCCGCCCGCACGCTCCTCGAAGCCCGCAGCCCCTCCGCCGTCGGCTCCAGGATCAAGGTGCCCGCCCTCCTCGTCCAGGGCCAGTCCGACTCGCTCTTCACCCTGGCCCAGTCCGACGCCATGGCCCGTACCCTCGCCGCCAACGGCGCCCCCGTCGCCGTCGACTGGATCTCCGGCGGCCACGACGGCGGCGACCGCGAGACCGAGCGCGTCGAGCGGCGGATCGGCACCTGGTTCGACCGCTGGCTGAAGAAGGACACCTCCGCCGACACCGGCCCCGCCTTCCGCGTCAGCCGTACCGGCGGCGTCGACTCCACCGACGGCCGGGCCACCCTGCGCGCCGCGACCGCCGACCGCTACCCGGGACTCTCCGCCGGCACCGCGAGCGTCCCGCTCACCGGGCCCGCGCAGACCTTCGCGAACCCGGCCGGCGCCGCGCCGCCCGCCGTCTCGGCCATCCCCGGCCTCGGCGGCTCGGTCGCGGGACTCTCCTCCCTCGGCGTCGGCCTCTCCCTCGACTTCCCCGGCCAGTACGCCCGGTTCGACGCGAAGCCGCAGGCCGAGCCGCTCCGGATCACCGGCACCCCCACCGTCCGCGTCAAGGTCACCTCCACCGCCACCGACGGTTCCGCCGTCCTCTTCGCCAAGGTGTACGACGTCGGGCCCGACGGCCGGCAGCAGGTGCTGCCCGCCCAGCTCGTCGCCCCCGTCCGCGTCGACGGCGCCGAGGC is a window encoding:
- the iolD gene encoding 3D-(3,5/4)-trihydroxycyclohexane-1,2-dione acylhydrolase (decyclizing) — protein: MSVRLTVAQALVRFLAAQHTERDGVRQRLITATWGIFGHGNVAGIGQALVEDPALMPFHQGRNEQAMVHAAVGYARQSNRLRAHAVTTSIGPGATNLVTGAALATVNHLPVLLLPGDTFAGRPADPVLQQLEVPYAGDVSVNDCLRPVSKYFDRVGRPEALIPAALAAMRVLTDPVETGAVTLALPQDVQAEAYDWPEEFLADRIWRVRRPRPDTAELDDAVRAIRAAKRPLIVAGGGVRHSRAEDALRTFAERTGIPVATTQAGKGVLPYDHPGETGGIGHTGSATANALAGTSDLILGVGTRYTDFTTASGTLFPRGVRFVNLNIAGFDAHKLGALPLVADAREGLTALTEALGGHRQEMVQWIFSKRDWQEQVDAAYAVADEDARPTQAQVLGVLDTLVDGSDILINAAGSLPGDLHKLWRTRSPDQYHVEYGYSCMGYEIPAALGVALAAPGRPVWALVGDGTYLMNPTEIVTAVQERLPIKVVILQNHGYASIGGLSEAVGAERFGTDYRHRDAFGGFTGPPLPVDLGANAASLGMRVLRPRTVRDLREALADARTATVPTCVYVETETADTVSGPPPAQAWWDVPVAETSTRPSAVKAREEYDRHVTARRRHL
- a CDS encoding CocE/NonD family hydrolase → MRLRLPRWAAVTAVLAVLAGAGTWTAVASDDPPPVHRADRMLDLDGARIDTSYFTGDADGRRPAVLLGHGFGGSKDDVRAQAEQLARDGYAVLTWSARGFGASTGEIGLNDPDHEVKDARKLIDWLAARPEVLLDKPGDPRVGVTGASYGGAISLLAAGYDGRVDAIAPQITYWNLADALFPEGVFKKLWAGIFFSAGNQPGAASAAAPGQAPQEQAPTGQAPTGQESKGQAPTAQAPTGKAPTAQAAACGRFTPELCSLYERVAVSGKPDAAARTLLEARSPSAVGSRIKVPALLVQGQSDSLFTLAQSDAMARTLAANGAPVAVDWISGGHDGGDRETERVERRIGTWFDRWLKKDTSADTGPAFRVSRTGGVDSTDGRATLRAATADRYPGLSAGTASVPLTGPAQTFANPAGAAPPAVSAIPGLGGSVAGLSSLGVGLSLDFPGQYARFDAKPQAEPLRITGTPTVRVKVTSTATDGSAVLFAKVYDVGPDGRQQVLPAQLVAPVRVDGAEAGKSVTLTLPAIDHEVEAGHRLRLVVAATDLGYASPAVPAGYTVAVESPLTVPTAPGLDTQAAALPWWVWGLPLIGLAVAAALLLTARRRVAAPAPDPELAAVPLQITGLSKKYKGGDRYSVKDLSFRVEQGQVLGLLGPNGAGKTTTLRMLMGLITPDEGEIRVFGQAIRPGAPVLSRVGSFVEGAGFLPHLNGRENLDLYWKATGRPAADAHVDEALRIANLGNALDRAVRTYSQGMRQRLALAQAMLGLPDLLILDEPTNGLDPPQIREMREVMIRYAAGGRTVIVSSHLLAEVEQSCTHLVVMDRGQLVQAGPVAEITGSGDTLLVTLGAPVPDALVEKVDALPGVATATRADGGILVRLDTLDPTALIGELVGLDVPLTGVGPHRRLEDAFLTLIGGGAA
- the mmsA gene encoding CoA-acylating methylmalonate-semialdehyde dehydrogenase, which codes for MTNTVKTVNHWIGGKTVEGTSGNWGPVTDPATGAVTTKVALASVEEVDAAVAAAKDAWATWGTSSLAQRTTILFKFRALLDANRDAIAELIVAEHGKVHSDALGEVARGLEIVDLACGITTQLKGELSTQVSNRVDVASIRQPVGVVAGITPFNFPAMVPMWMFPIAIATGNTFILKPSEKDPSPSLKIAELLAEAGLPDGVFNVLHGDKVAVDRLLEHPDVSAVSFVGSTPIARYIHTTASANGKRVQALGGAKNHMLVLPDADLDAAADAAVSAAYGSAGERCMAISAVVAVGSIGDELVQKIRERAEKIKIGPGTDPTSEMGPLITAVHRDKVASYVHGAADEGCEVVLDGTGYTVDGHEDGHWIGLSLLDHVPTTAKAYQDEIFGPVLCVLRTETYEEGLALINASPFGNGTAIFTRDGGAARRFQLEVEAGMVGVNVPIPVPVGYHSFGGWKDSLFGDHHIYGNDGVHFYTRGKVVTTRWPDPSDAPAGVDLGFPRNH